A window from Saprospiraceae bacterium encodes these proteins:
- a CDS encoding NAD-dependent malic enzyme, translating into MEKRGVEVLKDKRISKSTAFTAEEKEQMGLRGLLPYAISSQDKQKQRVIENIRRKESSIEKYIFLSALQDRNERLFYKTVMDYLPELLPVIYTPTVGEVCQQFSHIYRIDKGFYITPEDKGDIGQLLDNWPERDVRIIVVTDGSRILGLGDLGCNGMGIPIGKLSLYTAGGGIRPEYCLPVMLDMGTDNEHLLEEIMYLGYPHKRLKGAEYDELIDEFIMSVQEKFPKALIQFEDFLTPNAYKILHQYRDKVLCFNDDIQGTAAVALGGVYSALRITQQSFVDQKIMFLGAGSAATGIADLMVKALVQEGMNEGEALQKLWFVDINGLIVKSTKGLMSHNLKYAHDHEPMGFIEAIKDIKPTILIGASGAKGVFTSEVIELMSSINERPVIFALSNPTSNSECTAEQAYTWSKGQAVFASGSPFAPVQYNENEFIPGQGNNVYIFPGIGLAAISVEAKTLPESVFLVAAAELARQIHQSDLDHGTVYPKLTNLRTISFEIAVSVANHLYDLNLAKLEKPKNLRTHIKNMMYDPSY; encoded by the coding sequence ATGGAAAAGAGAGGTGTTGAAGTATTAAAAGATAAAAGGATCAGTAAATCCACAGCATTTACGGCTGAAGAAAAAGAACAAATGGGACTCAGAGGATTGTTGCCATATGCTATTTCTTCGCAGGACAAACAAAAGCAAAGAGTCATTGAAAATATCAGAAGAAAGGAATCCAGTATTGAAAAATATATCTTTCTTTCCGCGCTTCAGGATCGCAATGAAAGATTATTCTACAAGACAGTGATGGACTATCTTCCTGAATTGTTGCCGGTCATCTATACACCCACTGTGGGCGAAGTGTGTCAGCAGTTTTCGCACATCTACAGGATAGACAAGGGATTTTATATCACTCCTGAAGATAAAGGAGATATTGGGCAATTGCTGGACAACTGGCCGGAACGCGATGTTAGAATCATTGTTGTCACAGACGGATCCCGGATATTGGGGCTAGGTGACCTTGGGTGTAACGGTATGGGTATTCCTATCGGCAAACTTTCATTATATACTGCAGGAGGTGGTATACGACCGGAATATTGCCTGCCTGTCATGCTGGATATGGGTACAGATAATGAACATCTACTCGAAGAGATTATGTATCTGGGTTATCCTCACAAGCGCCTGAAGGGAGCAGAATATGACGAGCTGATCGATGAGTTTATCATGTCTGTGCAGGAAAAATTTCCAAAGGCACTCATCCAGTTTGAAGATTTTCTTACACCCAATGCATACAAAATTCTGCATCAGTATCGGGATAAAGTATTGTGTTTCAATGATGATATCCAGGGCACAGCAGCTGTGGCTTTGGGTGGTGTTTATAGTGCACTGCGTATCACTCAACAATCGTTTGTTGACCAGAAAATCATGTTTCTGGGAGCGGGATCTGCGGCCACAGGTATCGCTGACCTGATGGTAAAAGCACTGGTTCAGGAAGGTATGAATGAAGGAGAAGCACTGCAAAAACTTTGGTTTGTTGACATCAATGGCTTGATAGTCAAATCCACCAAAGGATTGATGTCGCATAATTTGAAGTATGCTCATGACCACGAACCCATGGGATTTATAGAAGCTATCAAAGATATAAAACCTACCATCCTCATCGGTGCTTCAGGTGCTAAAGGTGTATTTACATCAGAAGTAATAGAACTCATGTCATCCATCAATGAGAGACCAGTAATCTTTGCACTTTCCAATCCTACTTCCAACTCTGAATGCACCGCCGAACAAGCTTATACATGGAGCAAGGGACAGGCTGTATTTGCCAGCGGAAGTCCTTTTGCGCCTGTGCAATATAATGAAAATGAGTTTATACCTGGTCAGGGAAATAATGTTTATATATTTCCGGGCATAGGGTTGGCAGCTATTTCTGTCGAAGCAAAAACACTGCCTGAAAGTGTATTTTTAGTTGCGGCTGCCGAACTGGCCAGACAGATTCATCAGTCTGACCTGGATCACGGTACGGTGTATCCCAAGCTAACCAATCTCAGGACTATTTCATTTGAAATTGCAGTATCCGTGGCTAATCATCTTTATGACCTGAATCTCGCTAAATTAGAAAAACCCAAAAATCTACGGACTCACATTAAAAATATGATGTATGATCCCAGTTATTGA